From a region of the Gemmatimonadota bacterium genome:
- a CDS encoding DegT/DnrJ/EryC1/StrS family aminotransferase, translated as MAESLAIDGGTPVRTENWPPLIPGGAVYGEEEKQAAIEVIEARSPFRYYGIESLGKVDGFEAAYARYVGTRFALATHSGSTALSVALAALDAGPGTEVIMPAFMWIADVNAVVHLRAVPVLADIDETLNLDPGDIERRITPRTRVIIAVHMAGTAADMPAILEVANRHGIPVLEDCSQAAGARIGGRPVGSMGTAGATSLQYNKNFTTGEGGMITTDDAEVYRRAVCFHDTGFERDLEGVSTGEDSAFETFGMGVRMDELRGAVGLVQLEKLPSILEGMQRHQVRLRETLGKTPGIRLRRIVDPEGDSGAYFSWIHDSAEAAARFTAAIRAEGIPAGEPHGGIHQYRYMSNLLNKASVTTAGCPWTCPFNAESPMEYRAGMLPRSDDLLDRARILPLPAQLTDEDVDDVIRAFRKVARAVL; from the coding sequence ATGGCGGAATCCCTGGCAATCGACGGCGGAACTCCGGTCCGCACGGAAAACTGGCCTCCGCTTATACCCGGTGGAGCGGTTTACGGGGAAGAGGAAAAACAGGCCGCCATCGAAGTCATCGAAGCCCGTTCGCCCTTCCGATACTACGGCATCGAATCCCTGGGCAAGGTCGACGGGTTCGAAGCGGCCTATGCCCGCTACGTCGGCACGCGTTTCGCCCTCGCCACTCACAGCGGGAGCACGGCGCTTTCCGTGGCCCTGGCCGCCCTCGACGCGGGTCCGGGCACGGAAGTCATCATGCCGGCCTTCATGTGGATCGCCGACGTCAACGCGGTCGTGCATCTGCGCGCCGTGCCGGTCCTCGCCGACATCGACGAAACGCTGAACCTCGACCCCGGCGACATCGAACGTCGCATCACGCCCCGCACGCGGGTCATCATCGCCGTGCATATGGCCGGAACGGCCGCCGACATGCCCGCCATCCTGGAGGTGGCGAACCGGCACGGGATCCCCGTGCTCGAGGACTGCTCCCAGGCCGCGGGCGCGCGCATTGGAGGGCGGCCCGTGGGATCCATGGGCACGGCGGGTGCGACCAGCCTGCAGTACAACAAGAACTTCACCACCGGTGAGGGCGGGATGATCACGACGGACGACGCCGAAGTCTACCGCCGGGCGGTGTGCTTCCACGACACGGGATTCGAGCGGGACCTCGAAGGCGTGTCTACCGGGGAAGATTCGGCGTTCGAGACCTTTGGCATGGGCGTCCGCATGGACGAACTCCGCGGTGCGGTCGGCCTGGTACAGTTGGAAAAACTGCCTTCTATCCTTGAGGGCATGCAACGCCACCAGGTCAGGCTGCGGGAGACACTCGGCAAGACGCCGGGCATCCGGCTTCGCCGAATTGTGGATCCCGAGGGCGACAGTGGCGCCTATTTCTCCTGGATCCACGACTCGGCGGAAGCGGCGGCCAGGTTCACCGCGGCGATACGCGCGGAAGGCATCCCGGCCGGCGAGCCCCACGGGGGCATTCACCAGTACCGATACATGTCCAACCTGTTGAACAAGGCGTCGGTGACGACCGCCGGATGCCCATGGACCTGCCCATTCAACGCCGAAAGCCCGATGGAATACCGTGCCGGCATGCTGCCGCGCAGCGACGATCTGCTGGACCGGGCGCGCATCCTGCCGCTGCCCGCCCAGTTGACCGACGAAGACGTGGACGACGTGATCCGGGCGTTCCGCAAGGTCGCGCGGGCCGTCCTGTAA